From the genome of Brienomyrus brachyistius isolate T26 chromosome 8, BBRACH_0.4, whole genome shotgun sequence, one region includes:
- the LOC125748102 gene encoding guanylin-like: MTDIQEIALKENLEAFTKTRTNQRGLTEKMNTKLPLAVLLAVLCTVSQAVQVKEGEFSFSLESVKMLKELMDSSVPRNPNPRLAATTTRDICIHPALPDEFKQLCRTKKASVSMHRLGVMALNSDICEICAFAACTGC, encoded by the exons ATGACAGACATTCAGGAAATTGCTTTGAAGGAGAATCTAGAAGCCTTCACAAAGACAAGAACAAATCAGAGAGGACTGACGGAGAAAATGAACACAAAGCTTCCACTCGCTGTCTTGCTCGCAGTTCTTTGCACAGTCTCTCAGGCTGTCCAGGTTAAG GAGGGAGAATTCAGCTTCTCACTGGAGTCTGTCAAAATGCTGAAGGAGCTGATGGACAGCAGTGTCCCCAGAAACCCCAACCCACGGCTGGCGGCCACCACGACCAGAGACATCTGCATCCACCCTGCCTTGCCTGATGAATTCAAACAACTGTGTAGGACCAAGAAGGCGAGCGTGTCAATGCACCGACTTG GTGTCATGGCACTAAATTCGGACATATGTGAGATCTGCGCATTCGCCGCCTGCACCGGCTGCTGA
- the LOC125747642 gene encoding guanylin-like codes for MRSAAVSVLLASCFIWSTMGVRVWDGELSFTLESVKLLKELMDDGDAVDSSPQLLKSDPVTACADPRLPVEFQSVCQDKSPGAVFTRLVNVLRDPYLCEICVNVACTGCL; via the exons ATGAGATCGgctgctgtgtctgtgctcctcgcCTCCTGCTTTATCTGGAGCACAATGGGCGTCAGAGTTTGG GATGGAGAGCTCAGCTTCACCCTGGAATCTGTCAAGCTCCTGAAAGAACTGATGGATGATGGCGATGCTGTGGACAGCAGTCCACAACTACTGAAGAGTGACCCAGTTACTGCCTGTGCCGACCCAAGGCTGCCTGTGGAATTTCAGTCCGTGTGTCAGGACAAGAGCCCAGGGGCAGTCTTTACTAGGCTGG TGAATGTGCTGAGAGACCCTTACCTGTGTGAAATATGCGTCAATGTCGCATGTACTGGATGCCTGTAG